A stretch of DNA from Deltaproteobacteria bacterium:
CAGTCCCTGCGTTGCGCTGTTCTCCCTTGCCATTCGACAATTCTCCTCTCGTCGAGATGGCCGGGGAGGTTAGTCGAACGCGACGTCAGCGCGCATGCATGCTCACCGGAAGGACACAGATCAACCGCGCGGCGCTGTTGGCGCCGTCACCGGCAGCGGCGCGCACGGAAGTGGAGCTATCGGATGCCAGCGGCGAACTTCCGCCTCACCCAGATCCTCAGCGCCGGCGCGAGCAACACCTGGTTGAGCCTCAACTACGACCAGTATCAGCACAACGGCTTGCTTAAGCACTTGAGCGACACCGGCCCCAAGGGGGCCAACAACGCCATGGACAACACCGCCACGTTCACGTACGACGGGCTCGGCCGCTTGCGCGGCGTCGAGGGGCAGCAGGGGCTCCCACCGACCTCCCCCGGGCTCCGCTCCCAGGGCTGGTTGGCCTGGTTGACAAGGTTGGGTGCGTTCAGTAGGTATTCTCGTTCCTGTAAGCGGTGGAGAACTCAATGAACTATGCCATCATCCGCACCGGCGGCAAGCAGTATCGCGTAACCCCGGGCGACGTTATCCAAGTCGAGAAGCTGAGCGGTGACGCCGGCAGCCCGGTCGAGTTCGGCGAGGTGCTGATGGCCTCCGGCGGGGGCAACGTGCAGGTCGGCAATCCCCTGGTAGCGGGGGCGCGAGTCACCGGCGAAATCGTGCGGCAGAGCAAGAGCAAGAAGATCTTGGTGTTCAAGAAGAAGCGGCGCAAGAACTATCGCCGGCATCAGGGCCACCGCCAGCTGCAAACCAGCGTGCGGGTGACCGGTATCGAAGCGGGAGGAAGCCATGGCGCATAAGAAAGGTCAGGGCAGCACGCGCAACGGGCGCGACAGCAACGGACAACGCCGTGGGGTGAAGATGTTCGCCGGTGAGCTGGCGCGTGCCGGCAACATCATCGTGCGCCAATTGGGCACCCGCATCCACCCTGGCAAGAACGTCGGCATGGGCCGTGACTACACGCTCTTCGCCAAGATCGACGGGCTGATTCAGTACGAACGGGTCGGGAAGGACCGCAAACAGGTCCACGTCTACCCCCTGTAGTTCCACCCTCCGACCGCCCCGCGGCGCGGTCGGCCCACCACGATTCAGCCGCTGACGCTGGCTGAGCCCGAGCGATGAAATTCATCGACGAAGCTGAAATCACCGTGCACGCCGGCGACGGCGGCAGCGGTTGCGTCAGCTTCCTGCGCGAGAAGTACCGTCCCAAAGGCGGCCCTGACGGCGGCGACGGGGGGCACGGCGGCAGTGTGATCATGGAAGCTCGCGAGGGGCTCACCACCCTGCTCGACTTCAAGTTCCAACCCATAGTGCGCGCCGAGCGCGGTGAAGATGGCCGCGGCAAGTGCCAATACGGTCGTGCGGGCGAGGACCGCATCGTGCGCGTGCCGCCAGGTACGCTGGTGCGCGACGCCGACAGCGGTGAGTTGCTTGCCGACCTGCATCGGGCCGGTGCCCGCGCGATCGTGGCCCGAGGCGGTCGCGGCGGCCAAGGCAATGCCCACTTCGCTACCGCCACCCGCCAGGCGCCGCGCTTTGCCCAACCGGGCGAGCCCGGCGAGAGCCGCTCGGTGAGGCTGGAGCTGCGCTTGCTCGCCGACGTTGGCCTGGTCGGCTATCCCAACACCGGCAAGTCGACGCTCATCAGCGCGGTGTCGGCGGCGCGGCCGCGGGTTGCCGATTACCCGTTTACAACCCTGGTGCCCCACCTCGGGGTGGTGCGCTGGAACGAGGACGCTAACTTCGTGCTCGCCGACGTGCCGGGGCTAATTGCCGGCGCCCACAGCGGGCACGGTTTGGGGCTGCGTTTCCT
This window harbors:
- the rplU gene encoding 50S ribosomal protein L21, whose translation is MNYAIIRTGGKQYRVTPGDVIQVEKLSGDAGSPVEFGEVLMASGGGNVQVGNPLVAGARVTGEIVRQSKSKKILVFKKKRRKNYRRHQGHRQLQTSVRVTGIEAGGSHGA
- the obgE gene encoding GTPase ObgE, yielding MKFIDEAEITVHAGDGGSGCVSFLREKYRPKGGPDGGDGGHGGSVIMEAREGLTTLLDFKFQPIVRAERGEDGRGKCQYGRAGEDRIVRVPPGTLVRDADSGELLADLHRAGARAIVARGGRGGQGNAHFATATRQAPRFAQPGEPGESRSVRLELRLLADVGLVGYPNTGKSTLISAVSAARPRVADYPFTTLVPHLGVVRWNEDANFVLADVPGLIAGAHSGHGLGLRFLRHLSRTALLIHLLDISGLSGRDPLADFDVINHELACFDPELAAKPQIVTANKIDLSEARERLPEVRARFAARNIELHVISAATGAGVRELMQLAGQHVQRQRAAAAAETGAVQP
- the rpmA gene encoding 50S ribosomal protein L27; this encodes MAHKKGQGSTRNGRDSNGQRRGVKMFAGELARAGNIIVRQLGTRIHPGKNVGMGRDYTLFAKIDGLIQYERVGKDRKQVHVYPL